A genomic region of Arachis hypogaea cultivar Tifrunner chromosome 5, arahy.Tifrunner.gnm2.J5K5, whole genome shotgun sequence contains the following coding sequences:
- the LOC140184873 gene encoding uncharacterized protein, with product MEVVLGPGDQARAAGAEGAASVASLRGRRRSPQQHTRTRPFGGTGGDSAIIMQELRHRVQNLERQLADREREGRSTDPSYTPSPGSEEEDSHRSHPRHTSASRTEAESTREESPIIRRRNDTIIYSRGRSTRRAARGREDREGRSERTRQPVIMGVTPFHRSILEVRLPKHFDKPTDMRYDGTQDPLEHLTAFEARMNLEGVGDEVRCRAFPVTLAGPAIRWFNGLPQGSIYSFSDISRAFLAQFTTRIAKAKHPINLLGVTQRQGEPTRSLCLTNGLLNENFRKHLTTKPVWTMHEIQTVAKEYINDEEVSRVVAANKRQSGYSQARQPGDRERAKEKTREEASNKAPRPFPRVGKFTNYTPLTLPIVEVYQQIAEKGILPKPRPLKDRTGGNKNLYCDYHKGYGHQTQDCFDLKDALEQAIREGKLAAFSHLIREPRRRYRDQVEEGKTRPAKRRQEPEDRDHGLTVINVVTAKNAAPKSRSAHKKDAKVLTISSPPVQNSKKPPSISFGPEDQWFNDAPENPPMVITARVGTGLVKRILVDTGADSNIMFRNVFDALGLKDADLTTHQHGVIGLGDHFIKPDGVTSLPISVGQAQGRRSTMAEFVILRDSTAYNIILGRKTINDFEAIINTKLLVMKFVADDGSIGTIRGDLETAVACDNASLSLRKKSKEASGVFLADLDARVEDKPRPEPEGDLEKFRIGDEVEKFTFVNKNLPHELKEPLIEMIRANRDLFAWTPADMPGIDPKIISHHLAVKAEARPVAQRRRKMSAERAEEVARQTASLLEAGFIREVDYSTWLSNVVLIPMHRPDEDKTAFITPGGTFCYKVMPFGLKNAGATYQRLMNRIFHDLIGKTVEVYVDDILAKTKRPDDLLSNLASVFASLRQHGMRLNPLKCAFAMEAGKFLGFMITQRGVEANPEKCQAILQMKSPGCIKDVQRLAGRLTSLSQFLGASATKALPFFNLMKKGMAFEWTPACEEAFQHFKEILAAPPVLGKPKDGEPLYLYLAITSEALAAVLVREDGKAQQPVYFISRALQGAELRYSKLEKLALALLTSSRRLKQYFQSHQVVVRTDQGIRQVLQKPDLAGRMMTWSIELSQYDIRYEPRQAIKAQAMADFLVEVTGDPSEEVGTRWKLHVDGASNQTFGGAGIILESPIGVVYEQSVRFEFPVSNNQAEYEALIGGLMMSG from the exons ATGGAAGTCGTGCTAGGTCCCGGCGACCAAGCTCGAGCAGCCGGAGCAGAGGGGGCAGCCTCCGTCGCCTCGCTAAGGGGGCGGCGGAGATCCCCCCAACAACACACGAGAACACGACCATTCGGGGGAACGGGCGGCGATAGCGCCATAATAATGCAGGAGCTACGCCACAGGGTCCAAAACCTAGAACGACAGCTGGCCGACCGGGAACGGGAGGGACGGTCCACCGATCCCAGCTATACCCCGTCTCCCGGGAGCGAAGAGGAAGACTCTCACAGAAGCCACCCGCGGCATACATCCGCATCCCGGACGGAAGCGGAGAGCACGCGGGAGGAGTCGCCCATAATAAGAAGACGAAACGACACGATCATCTACTCCCGCGGCAGATCAACCCGCCGAGCGGCAAGAGGTCGCGAAGACAGGGAAGGGAGATCTGAGAGAACACGACAACCTGTGATAATGGGCGTCACCCCATTCCACCGATCTATCCTCGAGGTCCGGTtgccgaaacacttcgacaaaccgacggacatgaggtacgacggaACTCAAGACCCTCTAGAACACCTCACagcctttgaggccaggatgaatctAGAGGGAGTGGGGGACGAAGTAAGATGCCgcgccttcccggtaaccctagCGGGGCCAGCGATCAGATGGTTTAACGGCCTCCCTCAAGGTTCCATCTACAGTTTCTCGGACATCAGCCGTGCATTCCTGGCCCAATTTACAACGCGGATAGCAAAGGCCAAGCACCCTATCAACCTTCTAGGGGTAACCCAGAGACAAGGAGAGCCGACCAGGAG TCTCTGCCTGACAAACGGCCTCCTCAACGAGAACTTCCGAAAACACCTTACCACGAAGCCGGTTTGGACAATGCATGAAATCCAGACGGTGGCCAAAGAGTACATAaacgacgaggaagtcagccgagtcgtggctgccaataagcGGCAATCCGGTTACAGCCAAGCTCGGCAGCCAGGTGACAGAGAGAGAGCAAAAGAAAAAACCAGGGAGGAGGCATCAAACAAGGCACCTAGACCGTTCCCTCGGGTCGGGAAATTTACTAATTACACTCCACTCACTCTCCCCATCGTGGAAGTCTATCAGCAAATAGCTGAGAAGGGAATTCTTCCGAAGCCCCGACCACTTAAGGACCGTacgggaggaaacaagaacctttATTGTGATTATCACAAGGGTTATGGCCATCAAACGCAGGACTGTTTTGACCTGAAGGATGCACTAGAACAAGCTATaagggaaggaaagctagcagcgtTCTCCCACCTCATCAGGGAGCCGAGAAGACGTTATCGCGATCAAGTCGAGGAAGGCAAAACCCGTCCGGCCAAGCGGCGACAAGAACCCGAAGACAGAGACCACGGCCTCACTGTGATAAACGTGGTAACGGCAAAAAATGCCGCGCCAAAATCCCGGTCGGCACACAAGAAAGACGCTAAGGTTCTGACGATCTCATCCCCGCCGGTGCAAAACTCTAAGAAACCTCCCTCGATTTCTTTCGGCCCGGAAGACCAATGGTTCAACGACGCCCCGGAAAACCCCCCCATGGTCATTacggccagagtgggaaccggcctcgtcaaacGGATCCTCGTCGACACAGGAGCTgattcaaacatcatgttccgcaacgtgttcGACGCACTAGGGTTAAAGGATGCCGACCTGACGACTCACCAGCACGGGGTTATCGGGttgggcgaccacttcatcaaaccAGACGGAGTGACATCCCTACCAATCTCGGTGGGGCAAGCCCAAGGCCGAAGATCGACAATGGCCGAGTTCGTAATCCTCCGAGATTCCACAGCCTACAACATCATTTtgggaagaaaaacaatcaacgaTTTCGAAGCCATAATCAACACCAAGCTGCTAGTCATGAAGTTCGTTGCTGATGACGGATCCATAGGGACCATAAGGGGAGACCTCGAGACGGCGGTCGCTTGCGACAACGCCAGCCTCTCCCTTCGAAAGAAGTCCAAGGAAGCATCCGGCGTGTTCCTAGCTGACCTTGATGCCAGAGTGGAAGACAAGCCGAGGCCAGAACCAGAAGGGGACCTGGAGAAGTTTAGAATCGGTGACGAAGTGGAAAAGTTCACATTCGTTAACAAGAATCTCCCACATGAGCTGAAGGAGCCTTTGATCGAAATGATAAGAGCCAACAGGGACCTGTTCGCCTGGActccagccgacatgccgggcatagatccaAAAATCATCTCACATCATCTAGCCGTCAAGGCGGAAGCTCGCCCAGTGGCTCAACGGAGGAGAAAGATGTCGGCGGAAagagcagaggaggtggccaggcagacggccagcctcctagaagcaggCTTCATACGGGAAGTGGACTACTCGACATGGCTCTCGAATGTGGTACTG ataccgatgcaccgtccTGACGAAGACaagacggcgttcataacgccaggaggaacTTTCTGCTATAAGGTAATGCCATTCGGCTTGAAAAATGCGGGGGCaacatatcaaaggctgatgaacaggaTATTCCACGACCTCATAGGGAAAACAgttgaagtctacgtggacgacatcctgGCAAAAACAAAGCGACCTGACGATCTCTTGAGCAACCTGGCAAGTGTATTCGCGTCCCTCCGTCAACACGGTATGAGGCTGAATCCCCTCAAGTGCGCCTTCGCCATGGAAGCCGGAaagttcctgggattcatgataACACAGAGAGGGGTAGAGGCTAACCCGGAGAAATGCCAGGCAAtactccagatgaagagcccgggttgCATCAAGGACGTCCAGAGGTTGGCAGGGCGGTTGACCTCATTATCCCAGTTTCTCGGAGCTTCGGCAACAAAGGCCCTGCCATTCTTTAACCTCATGAAGAAAGGGATGGCGTTTGAGTGGACACCCGCATGTGAAGAGGCCTTTCAGCACTTCAAAGAAATCCTGGCGGCACCACCCGTTCTCGGGAAGCCAAAGGACGGGGAACCACTATACCTATACCTCGCCATAACGAGTGAAGCCCTGGCCGCAGTTCTGGTACGGGAGGACGGAAAAGCTCAACAGCCAGTCTATTTCATAAGCAGGGCCTTGCAAGGGGCAGAATTGAGGTATAGCAAGTTGGAAAAGCTAGCCTTAGCACTCCTAACCTCCTCACGAAGGTTAAAGCAGTACTTCCAGAGTCATCAAGTTGTCGTCAGAACGGACCAAGGGATCCGGCAAGTACTCCAAAAACCCGATctggcgggaagaatgatgacttggtccaTTGAACTCTCCCAGTATGACATACGATACGAACCCCGGCAAGCCATCAAGGCGCAGGCGATGGCGGATTTTCTAGTAGAAGTAACGGGAGATCCAAGCGAAGAAGTGggtacacggtggaagctccatgtggacggagcctccaaccagaccTTTGGAGGTGCCGGGATCATCCTGGAAAGCCCGATTGGGGTTGTATACGAACAGTCGGTCAGATTCGAGTTTCCCGTCtcgaacaaccaggcagaatatgaagcccttaTAGGAGgcttaatgatgagcggataa